From one Humulus lupulus chromosome 8, drHumLupu1.1, whole genome shotgun sequence genomic stretch:
- the LOC133798478 gene encoding ankyrin repeat-containing protein ITN1 has translation MATLVDYGGGRDLESGLVSSASVASSSAAAMSQNSMAEPSPSPSPSSTASAPALVLSNSGKRIDQAGRKKYVKQVTGRLNDTELHLAAQRGDLAAVKQILDDIDSQMVGTPRGAEFDAEVAEIRASVVNEVNELGDTALYTAADKGYLDIVKELLKYSNKETVSKKNRAGYDPLHIAANQGHHAIVQVLLDHDPGLSKTIGPSNSTPLTSAATRGHTAVVIELLSKDGSLLEISRSNGKNPLHLAARQGHVEIVDALLIKDPQLARRTDKKGQTALHMAVKGQSTGVVKLLLEADAAIVMLPDKFGNTALHVATRKKRAEIVKELLLLPDTNVNALTRDHKTALDIAEELPPSEDSTDIKACLAERGAVRANELNQPRDELRKTVTQIKKDVHTQLEQTKKTNKNVHNISKELRKLHREGINNATNSVTVVAVLFATVAFAAIFTVPGGDKDDGTAVMVKSPPFKIFFIFNAIALFTSLAVVVVQITLVRGETKAEKKVVEVINKLMWLASVCTSVAFMASSYIVVGRKHRWAAILVTCVGGLIMAAVLGTMTYYVVKSKRSRSMRKKEKYSKRSGSNSWHHSDFSNSEIDRIYAL, from the exons ATGGCGACCTTAGTCGATTATG GTGGTGGGAGGGACTTGGAGTCAGGTTTGGTGAGTTCAGCATCAGTAGCATCATCCTCAGCTGCTGCGATGAGTCAAAACTCGATGGCGGAGCCATCGCCATCGCCGTCGCCGTCTTCGACGGCATCGGCGCCGGCTCTTGTTCTATCTAACTCTGGCAAGCGGATCGATCAGGCTGGGAGGAAGAAATATGTAAAGCAGGTGACGGGGCGGCTTAACGACACTGAACTTCACTTGGCCGCGCAGCGCGGTGATCTGGCGGCCGTGAAGCAGATTCTAGATGACATTGATAGTCAGATGGTGGGGACTCCGAGAGGCGCTGAGTTTGATGCCGAGGTGGCGGAGATTCGGGCGTCTGTGGTGAATGAGGTGAATGAGTTGGGAGACACTGCCTTATACACAGCTGCGGACAAAGGGTATCTTGACATCGTTAAGGAGTTGCTAAAGTATTCGAACAAAGAAACTGTTTCGAAGAAGAATCGAGCTGGATATGACCCCCTTCATATCGCTGCAAACCAAGGTCACCATG CAATTGTCCAAGTGCTACTAGATCATGATCCTGGGCTTAGCAAAACAATCGGTCCATCAAATTCAACCCCACTAACATCTGCAGCTACAAGAGGGCATACTGCAGTTGTCATTGAACTTCTCTCAAAAGATGGTAGTTTATTGGAGATATCCAGATCGAACGGGAAAAATCCATTGCATTTGGCTGCAAGACAGGGACATGTAGAAATTGTAGATGCATTACTTATAAAGGATCCACAATTGGCACGGAGGACTGACAAGAAAGGGCAAACTGCATTGCATATGGCTGTTAAAGGGCAGAGCACTGGGGTGGTGAAATTGCTTCTTGAGGCAGATGCTGccattgtgatgcttccagacaaatTTGGTAACACAGCATTACATGTAGCTACCAGGAAAAAGCGGGCAGAG ATAGTAAAGGAGTTGCTACTCCTTCCAGACACCAATGTTAATGCATTGACAAGAGACCATAAAACAGCTCTTGACATTGCTGAAGAACTTCCTCCTTCTGAAGATTCCACAGATATAAAGGCGTGCCTTGCTGAACGTGGTGCTGTAAGAGCTAATGAACTTAACCAACCAAGGGATGAATTGAGGAAAACTGTAACTCAAATTAAAAAAGACGTTCATACTCAGCTTgaacaaacaaagaaaacaaacaaaaatGTCCATAATATTTCAAAAGAACTCAGGAAACTCCACCGTGAAGGAATCAACAATGCTACCAACTCGGTCACTGTGGTGGCTGTGCTTTTTGCAACAGTTGCCTTTGCAGCTATCTTTACTGTACCTGGTGGTGATAAGGACGATGGTACAGCTGTGATGGTAAAAAGCCCTCCCTTtaaaattttcttcatctttaaCGCCATTGCACTTTTCACTTCTTTGGCCGTTGTGGTTGTCCAAATTACACTGGTTAGAGGTGAGACGAAGGCAGAGAAAAAGGTAGTGGAGGTAATCAATAAGTTGATGTGGCTGGCTTCAGTGTGCACTTCAGTGGCCTTCATGGCCTCCTCGTACATAGTAGTGGGACGAAAACACCGATGGGCTGCAATTCTGGTCACATGCGTTGGGGGGTTGATAATGGCTGCTGTTCTTGGCACCATGACCTATTATGTAGTAAAGTCAAAGAGATCCCGGTCTATGAGGAAGAAGGAGAAGTATTCAAAGAGAAGCGGTTCCAACTCATGGCACCACTCTGACTTTTCCAATTCAGAGATTGATCGAATTTATGCCCTTTGA